Below is a genomic region from Treponema sp. OMZ 798.
AAAAGAATAGGTATCCATTTATCATTGATTTTTCTTAAAATAAATGGAATTGATTTGAATTATACTCAAGAGGAACTAATTAATTTTGGATTTGAAATAGCTTCAGGCAAGATAAAACAAGAAAAAATAAAAGACTGGTTCGTGGAGCACAAAATATAGAAAACACATAACAACCTGCTCCGGACTGTTTTAGATTTAACCATGCGCGCTGAAAGACTTTTTGAAATCGTATTCATTCTTCTCAACCGGAAGCAGACAACTGCACAGGAGCTTGCAAAAAAATTCGGAGTATCGGTACGTACTATTTACCGCGATATGGATATTTTAAGTACCGCAGGAATCCCCGTATATACAATGCAGGGAACAGGCGGCGGTATTTTTATCGATGAAAGCTACACAATCAATAAATCGATTTTAACAAAAGAAGAGCAGGAAAAAATTCTGCTTGCACTGCAATGCCTTTCACCAATCGATGAGATACACACCGAATCCATTTTGAACCGTTTATCTGCAATCTTTCAAAAAAATACGGACTGGGTTAAAATCGACTATTCAATTTGGGGAAGTGAAAACGGTAACGGCATTTTTGAAACATTGAAGCAGGCGGTTTTGGAATGCCGCGCCGTCAAGCTGGAATACATCAGCTCTTATGGAGAAAAAAGCGAGCGCACGGTTTATCCCTTGCGATTTTTGTATAAATCAAAGGCGTGGTATGCCGAGTGCTATTGTACCGAAAAAAACGATTACAGGCTTTTCAGATTAACCCGTATTCTTTCTATTACAAAGACTTTAACGGCATTTAACCGTACTGACTTACTGAATAAAATGCCTGACCATAAAGAGGCTGCACCGGTTTCGCTTACAAACATTAAATTAAAATGTACCGCTAAAACAGTCTACAGACTCTACGATGAATTTCCTCCGGAGCTTATTACAAAGGATTCCGACGGCTCGTATACCCTGAATGCAGCTCTCCCCTTTGATTCATGGGTCTGCGGTTTTATCCTGTCACTTGGTACCGAAGTAGAAATCCTCGAGCCGAAAAGCTTAAAAGAAGAAATCGCCCGCCTTGCAGAAGGAATTATGAAAAAGCATAGGAAAGTTTAAATCATTTTTTCAAACCTGACACATTCTGACATGTTTACGTAGTATAATAGGTTATATATTTTTACAAGATGAGGAGTAAACTATGCCGAGACCTACGACAAAAGAAGATTTGATTTTTGCTTCAAATGAGCAGTTTGAAAAACTGTGGAGCTTAATTGACGGTATGACCGAAGAAGAAAGAGCTGCCGATATAAATCCGAACGAGCGCGATAAAAATGTCCGAGATGTGCTGGTTCATCTTTATGAGTGGCACTGTCTTTTATCGAGTTGGATAAAGTCCAACACGAAAGGGAAGCCGGCACCCTTTTTGCCTGCACCTTATAATTGGAAAACTTATCCTAAAATGAATATTGAGTTTTGGAAAAAGCATCAAGATACTTCTTATACCGATGCCGAAAAAATGCTAAAAAAAACTCATAAAGACGTTATGAAACTCATCGAGACTTTTTCGAATGATGAACTTTTTTCAAAAAAATGTTTTAACTGGACAGGAACAACAACTCTCGGAAGCTACTGTGTATCTGCAACAGCCAGCCATTATGACTGGGCAATCAAGGATATAAAAAAAGCTCTAAAGAAATATAGAGAAAAGTAGTACCAACAAAAAGGCTGTTCAACGGAACAGCCCTTTTATCTATCTAATAATTTTATTATACTTACTCGAAGTAATCTTATAAAAAACCAAATATAAAAGTAAGGTAAATCCCCCGCTTAAAAACAGTGCAGCAAAAAAGACTATCTTGTTAAATAGGCCGAAGGCAAATAAGAGCCGGGTAAACAGGGGAGATGCAAAAAGGCAATGAACCAGAGAAACCAAAACGGGAAGCACAAAGAGCCAAACAAGCTGGGCGTGTGAAGTCTTTTTAATTAAAGAAGAATCCATTCCTATTTTGAGCATTATTTGCCAGAGTCTTCTGTCCTCCATTCCC
It encodes:
- a CDS encoding YafY family protein, with product MRAERLFEIVFILLNRKQTTAQELAKKFGVSVRTIYRDMDILSTAGIPVYTMQGTGGGIFIDESYTINKSILTKEEQEKILLALQCLSPIDEIHTESILNRLSAIFQKNTDWVKIDYSIWGSENGNGIFETLKQAVLECRAVKLEYISSYGEKSERTVYPLRFLYKSKAWYAECYCTEKNDYRLFRLTRILSITKTLTAFNRTDLLNKMPDHKEAAPVSLTNIKLKCTAKTVYRLYDEFPPELITKDSDGSYTLNAALPFDSWVCGFILSLGTEVEILEPKSLKEEIARLAEGIMKKHRKV
- a CDS encoding ClbS/DfsB family four-helix bundle protein; this encodes MPRPTTKEDLIFASNEQFEKLWSLIDGMTEEERAADINPNERDKNVRDVLVHLYEWHCLLSSWIKSNTKGKPAPFLPAPYNWKTYPKMNIEFWKKHQDTSYTDAEKMLKKTHKDVMKLIETFSNDELFSKKCFNWTGTTTLGSYCVSATASHYDWAIKDIKKALKKYREK